A window of Hevea brasiliensis isolate MT/VB/25A 57/8 chromosome 14, ASM3005281v1, whole genome shotgun sequence contains these coding sequences:
- the LOC110659325 gene encoding uncharacterized protein LOC110659325, which yields MEAKTQRKGCQSAKQIWDKLEVTYEGTDVVKESRANLLIRDYELFDMRPGESIADMSTRFTDLVNLLKALGKKFEEAELVKKILRSLPKSWEAKTTVIQDTKDFKTF from the exons atggaagccaagactcaaagaaaag gatgtcaatctgctaagcaaatttgggataagcttgaagtgacttatgaaggaactgatgttgttAAAGAGTCCAGAGCAAACCTTCTGATTCGAGATTATGAGTTGTTTGATAtgaggccaggagaatcaattgcagatatgagtacaaggtttaccgatcttgtaaatcttctcaaagcacttggtaaaaaatttgaggaagcagaacttgtgaagaaaattcttagatcacttccaaaatcttgggaagcaaagactacagttatccaagataccaaggattttaagacttt TTGA
- the LOC131172905 gene encoding receptor-like protein EIX2 produces the protein MNSVHLSKLGGEWIEPLNKLPLLSELHLEFCGLSGFSYSLPSLNFTSLKVLNLQGSLFKAKLPTWLANISSLVSVDIGNSMLTGRIPLGFGELPNLQSLKLNYNLKLSASCFQLFARSWKKIQILDLSINGLHGRLPTLLGNMTSLIHFDLHFNYIEGGIPSSIGKLSNLQYIDLYLNNLTGSLPDSIGQLRNLVELRLNGNLLQGSIPSSIGKLQYLTTLTLASNKLNGSLPASIGLLSELSSLDVSLNKLTGVISEAHFRRLGKLEKIDLSENSFILNVSSNWVPPFQVIFLQMGSCHLGPSFPSWLRSQKQVQVLDFSGAGISGSIPKWFWDMTSIIAFLNVSFNSLEGHIPNPFNVTSYANVDLSSNQFKGPIPLPNVFLLDLSNNQFSGSIPENIGQVMSMLSFLSLSGNELTGAIPVSIGEISLDVLDLSKNNLAGSIPSSIGNCSSLTVLDLQKNNLSGGIPNSIGQITGLQTLHLSNNQLSGKIPSSLQNLSKLETLDLGNNMLTGNLPRWIGEDFPRLRILSLRSNKFSGELPLALSNLSSLQILDLAENQLNGSIPANLSNLKAMTQQQNVNHYLLYGTLSEHHNYQENIYVTINGLELRYTRTLSLLTSIDMSGNNFSGELPEAIKKLVGLEVLNLSRNHISGPIPKSISELRQLLSLDLSGNRLSGPIPQSISSLTFLGNLNVSNNNLSGIIPSTNQMSTFNASSFAGNPGLCGDPLTVKCSNDSNNGGDNYPDGGGKADQADNGNGFIDKWFYMSIGVGFAAGLLLPYLVFAMKRSWGGVYFAFVDGTAYRLSSEKMKAATRRRNRGAR, from the coding sequence ATGAATTCTGTACACCTTTCAAAGTTAGGAGGAGAATGGATTGAGCCATTAAACAAGCTTCCACTTTTATCTGAGTTGCACTTAGAATTTTGTGGTTTATCTGGTTTCTCctattctcttccttctcttaatTTTACTTCGCTTAAAGTCCTAAACCTTCAGGGCAGCCTCTTCAAGGCTAAGTTGCCAACTTGGCTTGCGAACATTAGCAGCCTTGTATCTGTTGACATCGGAAATAGCATGTTGACTGGAAGGATTCCACTTGGTTTTGGTGAATTACCAAATTTGCAGTCATTGAAGCttaattataatttgaaactcTCAGCAAGTTGCTTCCAACTATTTGCAAGAAGCTGGAAAAAGATACAAATTCTTGATTTATCTATCAATGGGTTGCATGGTAGACTTCCTACTCTTCTTGGAAATATGACATCTCTTATTCATTTTGATTTACACTTCAATTATATTGAGGGTGGGATTCCAAGCTCCATTGGCAAGCTTTCTAATTTGCAGTACATTGACTTGTATTTAAACAACCTGACCGGAAGTTTACCGGATTCAATTGGCCAGCTCAGGAATCTTGTCGAACTCCGGTTGAACGGTAActtgcttcaaggttccattccttcttctattggaaagttACAGTATTTGACTACCCTCACGCTTGCGTCAAATAAGCTAAATGGTTCTCTGCCTGCTAGCATTGGACTGCTCTCTGAGTTGTCTTCCCTTGATGTTTCTCTCAATAAATTGACAGGTGTTATTTCAGAAGCACATTTTCGTAGGCTGGGGAAACTGGAGAAAATTGATCTATCAGAAAATTCTTTCATTCTAAATGTCAGCTCCAACTGGGTCCCTCCTTTCCAAGTCATTTTCTTGCAGATGGGTTCATGCCATCTGGGTCCTTCCTTCCCTTCTTGGCTTAGATCTCAAAAACAGGTCCAAGTTTTAGATTTCTCCGGGGCTGGTATTTCCGGTTCTATCCCAAAATGGTTCTGGGACATGACTAGCATTATAGCCTTTTTGAATGTTTCTTTCAATAGTTTAGAGGGTCATATACCAAATCCATTCAATGTAACTTCCTATGCAAATGTTGATTTGAGCTCCAACCAATTCAAAGGACCCATTCCTCTTCCAAATGTCTTCTTACTAGATCTTTCTAATAACCAGTTTTCCGGTAGTATACCAGAAAATATTGGTCAAGTCATGTCAATGTTGTCATTTCTTTCACTTTCTGGTAACGAGTTGACCGGTGCAATCCCAGTCTCAATCGGAGAGATATCGCTCGATGTCCTTGATCTCTCAAAAAATAACTTGGCAGGAAGCATTCCTTCAAGCATAGGAAATTGTTCTTCTCTCACTGTTCTAGACCTTCAAAAAAACAATTTGTCTGGTGGGATTCCAAACTCTATAGGTCAGATAACTGGGCTTCAAACACTTCACTTGAGCAACAACCAACTCTCAGGAAAAATTCCATCATCTCTTCAAAATTTGTCAAAGTTGGAAACTTTAGACTTGGGAAACAACATGTTGACAGGAAATTTACCACGATGGATTGGAGAAGATTTTCCGCGTCTCAGGATACTTAGTCTCaggtcaaataaattttctggagaACTTCCCTTGGCACTTTCAAATTTGAGCTCCCTGCAAATTTTGGATCTGGCGGAAAACCAATTAAATGGTTCCATTCCTGCTAACTTGAGCAATCTTAAAGCCATGACTCAACAGCAGAACGTTAACCATTATTTGCTTTATGGAACTCTTTCTGAACATCACAATTACCAAGAGAACATATATGTGACCATAAATGGCCTTGAATTAAGGTACACTAGGACTCTTTCCCTGCTAACCAGTATAGATATGTCTGGAAACAATTTCAGTGGAGAACTTCCTGAAGCAATAAAAAAATTAGTTGGTTTGGAAGTTTTGAATCTATCAAGAAACCACATCAGTGGCCCGATTCCTAAGAGCATTTCAGAATTGCGTCAGTTGTTATCTCTTGATCTCTCAGGCAATAGGCTTTCAGGTCCTATTCCCCAAAGCATATCTTCATTGACATTTCTGGGGAATTTGAATGTGTCAAACAATAACTTGTCAGGCATAATACCTTCTACAAATCAGATGTCAACTTTTAATGCATCCTCTTTTGCTGGGAACCCTGGTCTATGTGGAGATCCTCTGACGGTGAAGTGTTCGAATGATTCAAACAATGGAGGTGACAATTATCCAGATGGTGGAGGGAAAGCAGATCAGGCTGACAATGGCAATGGCTTCATCGATAAATGGTTTTACATGAGCATTGGGGTGGGATTTGCAGCAGGTTTATTGCTTCCTTATTTAGTTTTTGCGATGAAAAGGTCTTGGGGTGGAGTGTACTTTGCATTTGTGGATGGAACTGCTTATAGATTGTCAAGTGAGAAAATGAAAGCAGCTACAAGAAGAAGAAATCGGGGCGCACGCTGa